One genomic segment of Panicum virgatum strain AP13 chromosome 2N, P.virgatum_v5, whole genome shotgun sequence includes these proteins:
- the LOC120661915 gene encoding transcription factor MYB94-like yields MVRPPCCDKEGVKKGPWTPEEDLVLVSYIQEHGPGNWRAVPTRTGLMRCSKSCRLRWTNYLRPGIKRGNFTDQEEKLIVHLQALLGNRWAAIASYLPERTDNDIKNYWNTHLKRKLQSGGDGAAKPPAHRPASSSKGQWERRLQTDIDMARRALREALTPLGNLKPQQHDGVDAAGASTGGAGGGDSPASSSSGASLCSPSVAAPGPYVLTTENISRMLDGWAGGRKGRGGGSAGPGTPGGAESASTGSSDASEVSYGGAGVASAAPPAARALSEYERKPAVAAQQMPLSALESWLFDDDSHFHQVQSASLLDVPPMDYQF; encoded by the exons ATGGTGAGGCCGCCGTGCTGCGACAAGGAGGGCGTCAAGAAGGGCCCGTGGACGCCGGAGGAGGACCTTGTCCTCGTCTCCTACATCCAGGAGCACGGCCCCGGCAACTGGCGCGCCGTCCCGACCAGAACCG GGCTGATGCGGTGCAGCAAGAGCTGCCGGCTCCGGTGGACCAACTACCTCCGCCCGGGCATCAAGCGCGGCAACTTCACCGACCAGGAGGAGAAGCTCATCGTCCACCTCCAAGCTCTCCTTGGCAACAG GTGGGCTGCCATCGCGTCGTACCTGCCGGAGCGGACGGACAACGACATCAAGAACTACTGGAACACGCACCTCAAGCGTAAGCTgcagagcggcggcgacggggcggcGAAGCCTCCGGCGCACAGGCCGGCCTCGTCGTCCAAGGGGCAGTGGGAGAGGCGCCTGCAGACGGACATCGACATggcgcgccgcgcgctccgCGAGGCCCTGACGCCGCTCGGCAACCTGAAGCCGCAGCAGCACGACGGCGTCGACGCGGCGGGCGCTAGCACCGgcggggccgggggcggcgacAGCCCGGCGTCGAGCTCATCGGGCGCGTCGCTGTGCTCCCCCTCGGTGGCCGCGCCGGGCCCGTACGTCCTGACCACGGAGAACATCTCGCGGATGCTGGACGGGTGGGCCGGCGGCAGgaagggccgcggcggcggcagtgccgGTCCCGGCACGCCCGGCGGGGCCGAGAGCGCGTCCACCGGATCCTCGGACGCGTCGGAGGTGTCGTACGGTGgcgccggcgtggcgtcggcagCGCCCCCCGCTGCCAGGGCGCTCTCCGAGTACGAGAGGAAGCCTGCCGTTGCGGCCCAGCAGATGCCGCTGTCGGCGCTCGAGTCTTGGCTGTTCGACGACGACAGCCACTTCCACCAAGTCCAGAGCGCCAGCTTGCTTGACGTGCCCCCCATGGATTACCAGTTCTAG